CTTATTAGGGTGTAAAACCTGGAGTTTCTCTAAAGGTTGTGTATTTGGGATAAGACTGAGAGAGTTAATACAGTTGAATAGCTACTGTACATTTTGTTCTGCTGGTATTGTTGACTCAAACCACCCAATCATGTGACTGCCATCTGCTGGCTGCATGTGAGAGGTTTTGGTCCTGTATGTCTCTCTGTcaggtctcacacacacaaatatgcactCACACTGTTTTATTGtatgtttctttctgtcttgAGCTTGAATTCTCATCAAAACATAATAACAAACTTTAAGGAAACTCCTATATATTGTTATCAGCAGTGGGGAGAGGACtcagaaacagacaaacacaaggGCTGGGCAAAATCCTTGCCGTCTGGAAAACAGTTCAAAAGGTCACAAGGTCACAAAATCAAGGCTTGAAAAAGTGGCTTGAGAGTTCGGCAAAAACACAAGACTAATCTGGCAAAGGTTTGAGGAAGACTGGGGCTTAAATGAGAATCCTGAAATGGCTTGAAGGCGCCGGTGATTGTTTGCAGGTGATCAATCAGGCAGGTAGCAGCACCAGAAAGACCAatgcgttctcatcccaactcgtcatatactgacgctttcAGTATAGACCCCTCAGCGGCACTCTTTTCGGTCagagtaaacacatgcttactCTGtgtaggtttaagaaaaaacaacatggttgggcttaaaaaaaTGCccctgaacgttgtgaacacgagacatgaacgaacagctgattgtaacatgacgcacgggacacaaacagcgatctcctggatgaaagccttgtgttagtTGTAATAGTTCTCAACAGGAATAATACAAAAAGAGAATATTGTGTTAAATCTGttcacatttaatttaatttcagccTTGCTTTCACCATCTGTAGTTACATTTGCTTATATATTTCTTTGGCATTTATAATtagtattttcattcacatttgtaCATCTCAGAGTTTCCTTTGGTTTATATTTCTCCTTTTTGCATCAAAGTGGGTGCTGTTTTCATTCCCCTGTGCTTCATCCATGTTCCCTATTATTGTGCTGTTATACAGATCATTTTCAGCAGTGAAGTAGAAGAGGAAGACATCAAGACAAAGGAGAAAGTCTTTAAGGCGTTAAAGAGAGTGGGTTTAAGATCCAAAAATGTAAAGAACAGCTGAGTTTAAGATGTGGTGTAGGTTTACTGATGGGGAAAGTACaggaattattaaataatgaagcTTTTCCCTCTTTGAGACACTCCCAGTAGAGATAGACCGTTTCTTTTATCACATGCAATAACAAAGGACAGCATGTGAGTGGAATGACAGTAAAGAAAGTACTTGGAAACTGCTCAAAATACTTGGAAACGTAAGCATCCTAGGAAGTGATTGGTCATTTTtctagaaaaacaaaacaccatacaaagatgcataaaacacaaataatatcCACACAAAGGAAAAATATTGAAGGCACAACATGCATTTGCAAGTGTAATTGCTTTTCCATTTTCTGAAGTAAAAATGTAGCTTCTGTAAAAAAGAGTTATGatcaatgatttaaaaaatatcaatgaGAGCCAAATCCAAAACAATTGAAAACTGTGTCTGCTTCTTCAGTTTCTGGTGAAATCAGATTGAGAGGTTAGAGTGTATATTAACAGTTCCTGTGGATCCACTCAGTGGAAGTACTGGATGTACTCTTGGCTCTGAAACGGGTGAAAGAGGAAACAAACTGGAAATGTTTCATTCTGCTCTGCCTCAGTTTGGTTCTCAAGAGGCAAAGATCCTTTAACTGCAGTAGTAAAGACATTGTATTAAAAAGACTTGCAGGTGCCCTCCACTATTTCAATAATATATTTGTCCCTGTTGGACTGAAGGGAAATGAGGATGAATAgaatatgttttaaaaaccAAGTAAATTCAACGTTTAGAAACATTATTATCTACGAAACAGGGGGTCATTTTCAACACAATAAGACTTGGCCATTCTAATTTACACAATACATCTGATAGAGCAGGAAAGCATCAAACAGGTCTAAGTGCACATGTTTACAACATATGGAAGAGGAAGAATTCTGGGAAGGCTGGAGTTTTCATCttttattataaatacaaaCAGTAGGCCTATATATGGCTGAAGTATTGGCAATATTACTGGCATCTAGTAGTTTGCCTGCACTTTCAATCGGTAGTAGAAATAATCATGGAGACAAGATATTGTGTTGGAAATCCTTAACTTATTGTACAGACTGAGGTTTTCAGTATTTGCTTCCTCTGGGTTCTTTCCCAGTAGCCTAACTGAATCACAGTCAACATATAGTACAAGTTTCATTAGGTCAGATTAAACTCTTACAAAATGTCATATACAAAAGGTTTGGCAAGAATACTGGGACATTAATGACACAGAAAGGTGCCTGTTTGAAATATACACATATTGGTGgaggaggaaacaggaaacTGAGGATAGGACACAGAGCTCAATCAAACACCTCATGATAtaggtaaataaaaacaaaacttttactACTGGAATGTAGCCTACTGCTTTATGTTGAAAAGTGAAGGGAACTAGTATCTGCACCAAAGGAagacaaaaaatattatatatatatatatatatatatataatattttggtGGTGGACGAATGAGGAAAAAGTACCAAGCAATAATAGATTTTAACAGGTCAAAGATAAGCACAGTTcatagtatatttgtgtaggtatatagagcctatattggatacccttttcctgccttttagtaagagatgttgtgaatgaggaaatagagtgatttaatatgacatttgtgcttttccctgccaaaaaatattatatatatacatatatatatatataatattttttggcTTCCTTTGGTGCAGATCCAGTTTCACACTCCAGGCTGTCTATAGAGACAGGCTTtgtcagctctgtccacagagacagagcaacatttcctgctacaatgtagcaaatatgaagaaattaggaaaaattctttacaaaaatgaaatgtaaactccaagattttgatagtgtcatcgccatagaagctgcaggatatgtcagtgcatgtcacagcctaagagacaaccacaacaacaacacagaatagatgtaactcacaatCTGcctttatttactcctctacttcatgtttttttttttacatttatcctttgatattgcaatatattgttattgttttttatttgtttgtttgttttattgacacaacaaacatgaattacttttttattgttttctttcatcTACATGCATGTTGtctttaaatatctatatattgtaatttgcttaatgaattgaatatatgtatataaagtatatatgttttttttatttatttatttatttatttattttttaatttattattgaattgacgctttggcaatattgttcacctgacactcatgatcaataaagcaaattgaactgaatggtggcggtaatgcatcTCTAAGATGGTTTGACAACCGCCAATACACACCAAAGAAGAAGCAGAGGGTGGCGGTGATGCGCTGAACGCTGGCTTCACTACCGACAATCAATCAGGAGAAGCAGCACAACAACAACCTGAGAAGAGAAGAACCGCTCTGTCCTCTGGAGAAGATGGACATCAGCGATCGACGACCAAATGTAAGCAAATACACGAACGAACCACAATGACTGCTGACCATTTATAATAACAACACGTCATTCACATGTGACCTTTTCAGCCTCATAACGTTAGTTAGTAGATCAGTACCTCAGACAGGACTTCTTCACCTGCCGAGCTAAAAGCTACCTGTCGAGCTATCTCACAGCTATAATCACAACAATGTTCATTATGTGTTAACTCCAAAGCACGACCATCAGGGAGATCAGATCTTTATCTTTAAGACATGTCAATATAAAGCATGTCCCCCGTGAGAGACATCTCAGCAGACCCTCAGGTAGCgaacagaagaggaagaggagagagtcaGCTGGTGGTTCTACCATGTTGGATCTAAAGCCACTAACACGTCCTCCTTCACACAGAGCCATACAACACTAACACGACCTTTATCTCTACGTATTTATATTATACTGGCCAGTTTAATGTCTAATCCCAAATGGCACGTGTTGCCGCGGCGGCAGCTATCGTCTAAGATCACctgagtttcgtctctttgtcTCTAAACTCGCCTCTATCTAACAGTTAGCATGGCTAACAGGTAGCTAACGTTATTAACGTAATGTCGTTGAGGGCAGGCCAGATGTTACTGCGCATGAGTTGTACCCGagaggctgcagctgcagcccCGGAGCCCCGTATGCACGTAGTATCTGTTATGCCCTGATGTCACGATCCAGGTTTTCGTCTCGACGATGcatatcgtcacgtttttatatcgcgatatttcgtggcacaatatttcgtcacacccctactactaatattatgaagtagttaaagggactatttgtaactttcagaaatgcttcttaacagcgacacctgtggccgtgaaatcaacgaaagtcagcgtcgggctcgcgcttctgctcgctctaaatatacctgaacgagcatcactcaaaacagtgaggcgacacacgtcagctaaaacaacaatatcactctatatttcagctgcttggcagtaaagttagctgaccagatgaaggtctctccatgaacatgatttagatctgatcctagtgttggcttttcctgcctaagtgcaggctgatgcagcggggctctgcagcatgtctccctgctctctccgcccgcagccggagagagagcagaggagacaccgacACCCGGTAggtaacgagacggtaacgttactagctgaggagctccgtcacttcacaagacacgggaaacctctgttggtctggaggagctgcagcatttatttctgcacaaacgtaccctgtacattcactaaatattctcagagctaaactaactcttctgcagtgtggagtgagcgcgcgttcacgtctagaggtggagcgagctgagaacgcgagtgctctctgagtgaaggcaggcaggcagaggaggagaggcagtggccacacgcgaacgcgcatatgcgagcgcgaatgtgtggcgacccgctacatttatacgcttaaaaagttacaaacagtccctttaatggacAGCTGAGGCATCTGAGGTTGTTGTTTATTactaatgactttattatctaTTCCAGGTCCATGTAACCATCCAGAAGGGATTATACACTCCGACACTGAAAAAATGCATCGACTGCTGCTATCCTCCCAAATACCATTGTCCATTTTGTTTACCATCTTTTTTCAAACCTACAAAATACTCCAGAGCTAGGCTTCATCTGGACATTCATCTAAGGAGAGCCATTTACGTTGGAGGTaattacattttctattttgtgattaattgtcaGTGTCAGCAAAAAAGATGAATCATATATTCATTCATAATTCaatgtgtttttcatatttCAGAGTACACAATCCACAAATGTGCACTGGATTGCAGAAATCAGGCGCATTACCACTGTTTGTTCTGCACAGACACGCTGATAAAGCAGCGAGATTTCAAAAATCATCTACCGTGCTGCCACCAGGCTCAACAGCAGAGAATATTATCCGATCTGCAGACAGCCGCGACACACAGAGTCCAAACCGAAGGATCGCTGATCCCTGGAGAGGGTGACATCGCTACATTTGAGATAGTAAGGCTGTGTGTGATGAATGATGCACTTTTAAGTAATCCATTTGTCGTTGCCGATTGTCTCCTGACAGTGTATCTTAACATTTCAGTTTTGTCTTCTGGTGGGTGATCTTCGCTTTCTTCGTTTCCTTTGTACATTTTTTACtatcaacaacatatttttaaccttttttgtgttttaattactGCATGGCAGCCAGAAGTTTAACTGTTAGGCCTGTTGACTCTACAACCAGCTTGCACTTGTGCAAAAGAGTCACATTTTGAGATTGTGATCTCGTGATGATGTCTTGGGATTTATTATGTGTGTAACTCTATTGTTCTTCGggtccttttttttaaatcataagtTGCATGTGATGGGATGTAATCGACAATCAGCATCTATGTGAAGTCAGGTGCAACAGTTTAGAagaaggttttttttgtttctatctGGGGAAAAACTCCCTCTTATCGTAGAATTTTTCATACATGATTAAATAAACTTGCCATAACTGCTTTGCAAAAATATAAGagactttttttattgcaaacgTTTTAAATTTTCTTTGAATGCTAATGTGGAACGGCAGCCAAAAAATACTcagaaaaatatctgttttcAGATTTAGCCAGCTTTGGGTGTTGTTTTATCTATCACTAAAGCTAAATCACTGTCATTGAACGCcacagattttattttgttgtttaaaaacaATCTGCGTTGTCCTTATAGGAGAACGACgatgacagtgatgatgatgttacCTCCATCGTGGACTCAGACGACCAACACAGCCCCGGAGCGAGCAGCAGCCAGCTCGTCCAACGTGACACTgtggggatgaagaggagtacGGATCCTTCTAAATGTGACCGAACTGTACAGACCAACATTGAAAAACCACAAGACTGCGATGAATACTACTTCATGGGCCTggtgaaaatgtttaaaaagttgTCCCCTCGGAAGAAGGCAGAGGTCAGGATGAAAATCGAGAGACTCATCTTCGAAGCTGAGTTTGAGTAGAAAGGGATTACGCACACGTTTCCTGTTACATGTTTTATTGAAAGTTGTAAGAAGCAGAGTTTCTGTATTTTGTCTTGTTTGCAGACAAACCCttgaagatttttttcttttgacactAAGACAGAGAGATGTACAGTAGGGTTAATAACGAATAACCACAGATGTATGCAGTAAAGACTGCTCAGCCTACCTCAGACAGACACATAGTGACATAGAGTCTCACAGCTGGACATTAATAATACTGGGGCCAGTTTTCTCAGatgtacaaaacaaatcaaGCTGCTGTTTGTAAAGCCTGACATatattatgaaatgtttttttcatgcaaataaAACTCCtgcaagttgtgtgtgtgtgtgggcgtaaCATTTCTGTGTGAAGAGACAGAGACGGGAATCTTCTGTAAAAGGATTTTAATGGTTAGGAAAAGCGTTTTTTATACTAAAATAAGTTATATTTCCAATAACGTAAAAATTGAGTGATGTGAAAATCACCTGAGGTACATGGTTCTACAGTAGATCTGTaagaaactagggctgcaaataacgcttattttcattgtcaattattttcttgattagttgattaattggtctatgaaatgtcagaaaatggtgaaaaatgttgatcagcgtttcaagatgacgtcctcaaatgtcttgttttgtccacaactcaaagatattcagtttactgtcatagaggagtaaaaaaacaaaacagaaaatattcacatttgagaagctggaatcaaagaattgactttttttctttaaaaaaatgactcaaaccgattaatcgataatccAAATAGTTGCggattaatagttgacaatgaatcgattaatcgatgcAGCTCTAGAAGAAACAATAATTGATGTCCACTGACCTTCGAATCATGTCATAGCCTTCATCAGTGTACAGAAGAATATCAATAGCTTTAATTTCATTAATGCTTAATAGCATTAATAGTGAGACAGCATCATAGTAAAGTAAAGGCTTTGCTCTCATGTACAAAAAGAGAATGAACTAATAGAAAATACAGTGAGATGTACATAAAATGGTAAAACTGAGGTTTACACCAGTGGTTGCCAACCTTTCTCACTTGTAAGCAGTATCTACTTGTGAGCCATCAACACGGTCTTTAACCAATTTAGGCAAAGAGTGAGAGAGTTTTGTTTCTACTTGAATAAGTTTTAGAGGCATTAAGATGTAAAATTATCCAGCACATCacaagaaaaaatgtctgaggATTTCCAGGCAGCTCGCTCATAAGGATCCATATTTTCAAGAGAGCTGTGCCAACTTCCCATCTCTGACCCCACAGAGGAGGGGAGTCTACATTCATTCATCCCCTGACTTGTAGCAGTAGACTCCATGCTTGTGCTGAGGAGGTGGGAAGCCAAAGCTGCGCACCCCGGGCTCAGAGGGACCACAGTTTCTCCGTGGCCTGGTGATGGGATACCGGACGCTTCcatcagccagccagccagcctcaCAGCTGTCCAGCCCTGTTAGTTTCCAGGCGGCGTAGAGCTGTCCGACCTTGGCGACTTCTGCTCCGTCCTCCTGACACGCCTGCTGAGCCTCGGTCAGGTTCATCTTGTGAGAGGGCTGAAGATAGTAGACACTACCTTTGAAGGAAACATTGTTATTGTGACACCAGTCAAGAGActtctttaaacattttttatgcaGTTATTTTTTCAAGTGAGAAATATGGGATAATGGTATTCATTCTTTATCTTATTATTCtgttattcattttcttttttatatttattgaaatGCTATCTTATTTAGCTTGTAAGGTGGGAAACCTTTGctagaaaacataaataagaaTGAAAACTGGGGCAAACTTGTGACATTTGAGTgtcaaacacttcatttcctgcaatctggtgaatttttatgcaccaattgCATCAAGTTCTGGTGAAAATGTCTTTacttatgtaaaggaaaacacaaaattcaggcaccaggtgacaattcaattaattggatccacaagagtctcagctttacagtgatacccaatttatgtaactctaagactgtttaggtaccccagtatgcagaaatattcaaataaccATTTTaagaatatgcaaaaataacacatttatactgcatgcaaaaaaaactgcagtttaacccaaactgcatgtgatcatcataaagtgggcatgtctgtaaaggggagacttgtgggtacccatagaacccattttcattcacatatcttgaggtcagaggtcaagggacccctttcaaaatggccttgccagtttttcctcaccaaaatgtagtctaactttggagtgttatttaacctcctactTGACAAgataacatgacatggttatacaaatggattccttaggtttttctagtttcataagataccaatatcttcactctagctcagGGGTGCAGAGATGAAATTTAGGTATGCTTGAGCACCCCTAAAAAGGGTCTAAAATCGCCACTGATGCAGACTTAAGGATGTTGGCTTCTGCACACTATTAACAGTTACAGTGCCTCCTAATGAGAGGAGACAGGAAGCAAAAAAAAGTGCCTCTGGGTAAAGATAGTTTCAAAGCAGTTTGGCACTTGAGCAGAGGACATTTTGACATTAATGGCTACTGAATTCCTttcagctgcttcagtttcaggctcctggtattgtgcatgctggctcactgatcatcgttaatgttattagtaacacctgtgctctTTCTGCTATGACAACTCAAACCTGTTTTGAAACCAGGTTTTGAGCAGGTTGCATTGCTGCTCTGACGCCACCTCACCTCGGAGTGAAGAGGAGAAGCAGAAGACATCGTAGCGATGAAGGTGCTGGTGGCGTCTGCCGTAGCTCCGGACGCCCGGGGCGAGGCCGTGCCCCCCGCAGGGCACCCTGGGCCGGGTGATGGGGTACTGGACCGTCCCGTCAGCCAGCCAGCCGGCGTTGCACCAGTGCAGGCCTTCCTTCCAAGCCTGGAAGAGCTGTGTGAAGGTGGCCAGGGTGGAGTCCTGCTGCTCACAGGTCTGCTGGGCTCCCAGGAAGCTCAGGTGGTAATGACCACCAGGGTGCTGGTAGGGAAACACCACACCTGGGGGGGAGGGATTCATTACACTCTATTACACAGAGCGTGTGGGCTTCAAAGGTGGATAGAACaaagccatcattaatgttattagtaacacctgtggtTGAgtctatgacatgtcaaaatgtctgctgtgaaaaaaacaattaaccCAATTCAACTACAACTAATATTTGTACAAGTAAAATATCTACTTCTGTTATTAAGATTTTATACTCAAGTACTTCTGCTCCTACTATTACTACCCAACTACCAGCAATACCAATGAGACTTCTAACATTGTCAGATTACATCTCTATTTACAGAAGAATggaatatattaataattatatacattataaatttAATAAAAGGAATGACCATTAATGgtattgtatatacagtacacattcATATAAGTGTCTACCAGTTCACCAAAAATCAGACTATcacaatcaaatgcagtttaaaagacaaaaacaaacacaaatcaatCAATGAATGGATGACATCATCATACTGCTGTTACTGAGCCACTTTATGTAAAGTATATGGtgctatatttttttattgatctaCTTTTCTTATTCCAGTCTCATAACCCATATCTCATCCCTCTTTCTCATTACATTTGTGCAATACTGTTGAAGATACTTTCACTTACTTTCACACACAATCCTCATTTTCatacgtacagtatatagtactattatttaatttgatatatgtcatcacattcttattgtatcgtatcattgtctttctctcttattaatgttattttatcttattattgtaaatttatcttatcttatctattgCGTTTAGTACTGAGCTGACCCGTTCTCTCACCCTATACATTTCATTGTACTGACCCCTGTAATGACCCTGTGTTAACATGcacatgacaaataaaactgaaacttgAACTGTAAAAGGCTTTAAATAAGACTCAAATAGTCAAAGAGGAATTCTGTTGGAAGATCTGGGATGCAATGCTTTATAATAAGCTTTTCATCTTCAATTCATTAAGATTAAAACTGCaggacatcttttttttctatgaacAGAATTAAAAGTAGGCGTACTGTACGTGTGCAATGTTTGGACTCTCGTTGCCTCTTGGGAATGAACAACATTGTACCTTGTAACTCCAGATCAACTGAAGTGCTCCTGTCCTCCAGTCCGTCCACCACCTCACAGTGGTAGCGGCCTGTATCATTCAGCAGGAGGTCAGTCATCACAAGTGCAGCATCTCCTGGGAACTCCTGTCTGAGCTGCACACGGCCCctgaccaacacacacacacacacacacacacacacacacacacactgtgagttaataaaacacaaataagcTCATACAGCCATCATAAATGAATTATTTGTCTTTTCAATAACCTGAAGTGGCCAAAACTTCGACAGCGTAAGCCGATGGTCACCAGCACATCTGTCTGTTGCCCCCCAGCAGCAGGCAGCCAGGACCACTTGATCCGGACCTGCCTTGGCGAGCTCAACTCAGGCTCATACCAGAACCTGCAGGGCATGGTGGCGTTACCCCCTCTGACTGCAAACACTGACGGCTGAGCAGAGTCCACGTGGAGCTTCACACCTCTGAAATGAACTGGAGGGAACATTACATCTAAGAACTGGAGCAGCtaattacaataaatatatatattttattgatcaTGTTCATACTTTCTTTGTTTCCATTTCCTTTGAGGTAGTCAtggtagaagaagaagttgtTTGGGATTGTGGGGGAAGCCAGGGCCAAACCTGAGAGAAGCAGCTGAGCCCCCAACAACAGGACacacatcattatcatcatcatcttcatcctcctggCTTTGAGGACAAATCCTGTTCCTGAATCCTCTCTCTGTGCAGCAATCCCCAAAGCCTGCAGAGAGAAATATCCCTTAAAGCACAGTGGAATAATATCAT
Above is a genomic segment from Sebastes umbrosus isolate fSebUmb1 chromosome 2, fSebUmb1.pri, whole genome shotgun sequence containing:
- the LOC119500662 gene encoding uncharacterized protein LOC119500662; this encodes MDISDRRPNVHVTIQKGLYTPTLKKCIDCCYPPKYHCPFCLPSFFKPTKYSRARLHLDIHLRRAIYVGEYTIHKCALDCRNQAHYHCLFCTDTLIKQRDFKNHLPCCHQAQQQRILSDLQTAATHRVQTEGSLIPGEGDIATFEIENDDDSDDDVTSIVDSDDQHSPGASSSQLVQRDTVGMKRSTDPSKCDRTVQTNIEKPQDCDEYYFMGLVKMFKKLSPRKKAEVRMKIERLIFEAEFE
- the LOC119477047 gene encoding hyaluronan and proteoglycan link protein 3-like; amino-acid sequence: MKMMMIMMCVLLLGAQLLLSGLALASPTIPNNFFFYHDYLKGNGNKEIHFRGVKLHVDSAQPSVFAVRGGNATMPCRFWYEPELSSPRQVRIKWSWLPAAGGQQTDVLVTIGLRCRSFGHFRGRVQLRQEFPGDAALVMTDLLLNDTGRYHCEVVDGLEDRSTSVDLELQGVVFPYQHPGGHYHLSFLGAQQTCEQQDSTLATFTQLFQAWKEGLHWCNAGWLADGTVQYPITRPRVPCGGHGLAPGVRSYGRRHQHLHRYDVFCFSSSLRGSVYYLQPSHKMNLTEAQQACQEDGAEVAKVGQLYAAWKLTGLDSCEAGWLADGSVRYPITRPRRNCGPSEPGVRSFGFPPPQHKHGVYCYKSGDE